ACATAAATATATTTACAATGTCCATAGTACTAGTACCatagttttttctttttcttttccttttaactTCTGTAGCATCAACACATAAtgactaaaattttgtttttaaagcgACAGCAATAACTTATAAGCTCGTATTCATGCTTTTGATTTCTGCATATATTTTCAGCCATGTCTAAAACCTGTATACATCATCAAGGTAGGGTAATCACAGAAGCATTTCTTGAGTTGTTTTTCTTGGTATGGTTTTTTTGCTTGTTAAGCTGTCTATTATAAGCTGTTTAAAAGGTGGTTTCTTACATGGATTTTCCTTGTTGATGTTGACTTGTGAAAGCTCGAGCTATAGCCTAGTCAATCACAAGTTGTTAGGTTATAGAAATTTGATAAATTAGGCCTTTCATTTCAAATCACATAGCAAGACGCAAGTTTCATAGAAAAAGTCTTTTTGTGCCACCAGACAATAATGTAGCAGTGACACTGACAACATGCATACCTTAGCAAAATCACTAGAAATCTAAACAACTTACTTTGCACTTGATTGAGTAGAAATCACTTTAAAAAACTAGAATAATCTAAAGAAAATAGACATTCATAAATCACATAACTTGAGATTTGAACTATTTTATAACTAGTAATTTGTAACTGTCTCAGATGAGATTTGAACTTTGTTCTTTTGGAAATGTCAAATTCTTATCATTGAGCTAACATCTCATATACAATGAAAAATATGAAGCAAAAATGATTCTTAGCTAGAGTGTTAAAGGTATCTCGGCACTTCTTTACCACCCGGTTTTATTGCTAATTTGAACCTCTGTAATCTAATGAAAGTATGAAGCCCCCCTTCATAACACTCCTGTAAAATAAAAAGTGAGAGCATTAATTTCATAATACACCTGCAGTCCTGCAAAAGAAAAATGTGAACTCTATTACAGCCTTTAGAGGTAACACTAGCAATATTTTGAAATTGAAGATTTCATACAAATCATGAACACATGAAATGTCTTACAGCATTATAGAGCCAACGAAGAGGGAGATTCTGAGACATTTTGTATCCAATCCCTAAAATAGTTTTGACAATCTTCCTCCGCCTGAGAGATAGCAGCAAGAGGGGTGACAGTAATCTAAACAAAGAGCAAAACTACGTTAGCTACAATCTGtgtattcacttccaatattttttattgatatatacTCACATATCCTTCCTGCAAACGTTTGTGATCAGTATCATCATTATCATGTTGAGCACCTCTTACCTACACAAATAAAATAGAATACTACATCATACTCAAGAAAAAGTCTAAGCAGTGTAACATTGGTTAAAAGTTAAAACAAGAAGAATTCGTCAAAAGACATTGGAAATAAtcttatttaaatgaatatagagattttcaaagaagagaaatgATCATACTTCTCTTGCAAATAAAAGACTTTCAGGTGATATAGATGACGCGTTAAAATCTGAATGCGCTGCTATGTCTGTAGAGGTCATATCAGATGACATTTTTCGTCCTTCCGTCTCAGAGGCAATTTGCTTCCATCCCATTTTGATTATACTTTTACCCTGCTTAGTCAACTTGTACCCCTTTTTGAAAGACACGGAAAAACAACAAATTAATTGTAAGTCTCTGCATCATAACAAGGCTATCAGGCTATTTCATGttagttatatattttttaagttaaacattaaaaaaaaggtAACCATACCTTATGATTAGCCACATTGCTTGGAATATCTATATTCAAAAAGCACTTTTGAGGGTATCTTTGGTTCTTTATATCAGCCATTAAAGCACTTATGATAGGTATGCATGCTTGCGCGGCAAGGGTGAAGTCATGTAGGTTACTTGTTGCTTTAGCCCTGGATTTACATATAGCGGCTCCAAATGGTCAAATTGGATAGTAATTAGCAGTTTCAGTATTAGACGATGGATGAATGGTATGATAAtgtttattaccaaaaaattaataaaagcTCTTTAAAAgttcaattcaaaacaaatatTCAAGATATTCTGGCAGTATAGCCACAAAAGTATTGCAAAGATACCAGTCATATGAAATGGAGATAGAAGGTATATCATAGAAGAATGCCTCTCGAGCTCCAGCAACTGTGCCCGAGTAAACACTGCACGAAAGGAAACCTAATCAGTACAGTTATGAACGCAAAACTGTTGCGTTTTAAAATCCTGTATCCTCCTATCCTTTCTATTGACAAACATTTTCTTTTAAGATGCAAAGGAATAATTTGTAGTCTGAAATATGAAAAGTATTAAGATGGTTAAAGATGTGGAAAAAAGACATTACTCACATGTGATAACCGCAGT
The Vicia villosa cultivar HV-30 ecotype Madison, WI unplaced genomic scaffold, Vvil1.0 ctg.003183F_1_1, whole genome shotgun sequence DNA segment above includes these coding regions:
- the LOC131640511 gene encoding uncharacterized protein LOC131640511 → MEEGNRGTIMITNDDGIDAPGLRALVTALVATNLYDIQVCAPDSEKSAVSHCITWIHPIAAKKVHIDGTTAYAVSGTPADCTSLGISKALFPTVADLVLSGINMGNNCGYHIVYSGTVAGAREAFFYDIPSISISYDWAKATSNLHDFTLAAQACIPIISALMADIKNQRYPQKCFLNIDIPSNVANHKGYKLTKQGKSIIKMGWKQIASETEGRKMSSDMTSTDIAAHSDFNASSISPESLLFAREVRGAQHDNDDTDHKRLQEGYITVTPLAAISQAEEDCQNYFRDWIQNVSESPSSLAL